The genomic DNA aacggagcagcatctcctcattcggaaacaaggaaatgtgttccgtgaaaaaccgtccgaccggaactctctaataactaaagttccttgggtgaataatgtaaactcactataccggtatgttttagcgctttcatggtgagtttagtgacatatataagtaacaactttacactactttatattagaaatggcaacagcggaggatgaatgtcccataacaagaagatagagactacaaaggcggacgcacgcaaattttcaagatttctgcagatcacaaatacagatcagcaggtaccaaaaaggtaagaaaagttgcttttgcataatattacgaaacaaaaaccccagataatatatcttaccttacacacacaccataataatactcctatgttgaagcacagtacaatccatcaagcggtgcggcttcatagcttaacaaagacgtactaaaacattttgatatatttttgagcgccgtgtgtaatgttctatattttcaatggaacatataaaatgttggcgttgtttacttgagtcatattgccaccatagtgcagcctacacgtatctcttatatttgactgccatctacttgtcacacttatcattacaccatgtatgaaataaaatagcttcgaggtcggtaagctacACCAAACTTATTCTTACATTAAGTGCAGCGGGTTATAATGttatgtgcgccttatagtccggaaaatatggtaagtaGTTTTTATAACAAGCTTAGGGCCTACtttactaagatctaaatacctcgtgagcaatctataaaatagtgtgtactattagtaggagtgttgcatgtgatctactaagactgcgtgtgcaattcaAAAGTGGTGCACACCGCTctttttaaatgaggattttgcgtgtactataaggggcatcaccatggagacactcatttactgcacattcattttaTCAGGCTCCTTCCTATGGCGTTTCGCAATGTTGTCAAAAAAGGAGGATACATtctccactttttatgggcattttaaaagcagtcgtgcagtgcatctacgTTGATATCACTGTTTGTTTTACTGTTGAAGGTGCATGGGAGTGTTATAAGTTTCAATATTCcaacattttctcattacattagtgtaaaaaaaaaaatgctgcaggCCGCATAAGGCCCCCGCCcggaccgcactttggacacccctgctataacagTACCAATTTTGGTACCCATCTCTAATTACCCATCTTGTGTTGTTGTGCTTATAAGAATCACCCCACGTGGTGTAGTACTGCACATATGCAAATATCATATATTTCCCTACAAACTGGCCAgggtttttttcttacatttactaAACTGCAGAAATGATCAGGTGTCCATTCGGGGCCAAAGCATTACGGGGTGGCTATGATTTGAATAAATGTATACTTTACAGTATCTAGTATGCAGGAGGTTCTGGGTTGGAATCGTTGTGTGTACCTCAATCATCCACCAATGCTTATTCCAGGTTCCCAGTactaaaaacatgcatgtttgtCTAACTCAGTGCTTCTCACATAATAGGTTGACAAACAAAGGGGCTTCAAGTAATAGCAGCTATATTCATAATGAGGAtacatatactgaacaaaaatataaatgcaacacttttgtttttgctgccatttttcatttgttgaactcaaagatctaaaactttcactatatacacaaaatacctattcctctcaaatattgttcacaaatctgtctaaatctgtgttagtaagCACTTCTTCTGTGCCAAGACACTCCATCCCACCTTACAGGTGTGgtgtatcaagatgctgattaaacaataAAAGGCCCAGAATAAagggccactctgaaatgtgcagttttgctttattgcggGGCTGGGGGCGgtcagaaaaattaaaaaaaagcagtatctggtgtgaccaccttaCGGAATGCTAAACACCTCCTTCGCATGGAGTTGATCAAGTTGTTAAATGTGGCCTGTGAAATGTTGGTCCAcccctcttcaatggctgtgcaaagttgctggatattggcaggaactggaacacgcggtcgtatacgccgatccacagcatcccaaaaaaAGTCCAATGGGTGGCATGTttagtgagtatgctggccatgcaaaaaCTGGGATGTTtttagcttccaggaattgtgcacACATCTTTGCAACATGGGGCCtcgcattgtcatgctgcaaaatgaggtgatggtctcgggatCTTGCCAccgtatctctgtgcattcaaaatgccattaataaaatgcatttgcgtttgttgtccataacatacgtcTTCCCaaaccataaccccacccccacaaTGAGCCACtcaattcacaacgttgacatcagcaaaccgctctcccacaccactgccatctgccctgaacagtgaacaCTGGGATTCAttcgtgaagagaacacctctccaatgtgCCAGACGCCATTGAatgacaaactgcagtcaggtcgagaccccgatgagaaCGACGAGCATTAAGATGAGCTTTCCTGAGACGGTTTCTCTCAGTTTGTGCAAAAAAAATTTGgtcatgcaaaccaattgttgcagcaactAGCCCAGGTGGCTGGTCTCAAACCATCATGGAGGgtcacctgctggatgtggaggtcctgggctggtgtggttgcacgtggtctgcggttgtgaggccggttggatgtactgccaaattattTGAAACGCCCTTGGAGATAGCTTATgagagaaattaacattcaatttACGGGCAACAGCTAtgttggacattcctgcagtcagcatgccaactgtacactccctcaaaacttgcgacatctgtggaattgtgctgtgtgataaaactgcacatttcagagtggccttttatcgtgGGCAGGCAAAGGCACACCAGTACAATAagcatgctgtttaatcagcatcttgcttgacatgccacacctgtgaggtaaagtggattatcttggcaaagaagaaatgttcactaacacagatttagacagatttgtgaacaatatttgagaggaatagggctTTTGTGTTTAtgaaaagttttagatctttgagttcaactaattaaaaatgggagcaaagacaaaagtgttgcatttatatttttgttcaacgTAATACAAAGAAGAAGTAGAATAAGCATTAGAGAGTTATTGCATATTAATTTTGTCAGGTGACATTTGTCGAGCAAGACGGAAAGAACATACGGTAGGCAGGCTAGACATAGGCAGAAAGGTGGGAGCTAAACTGAATGGGCGTAGCTGTTTTTTTATTAAGGAGATTAATTGAGACACTGTAATAAAGATGATACAGACATTGCCACCTTCTGGCCTGGCATGCAAACTACACCATCTTCAGTTATGTTCCAGGCCGGTGTCATTAGGGATCAAAACTTTTAAGGACAATTTTTATTGGACTCACTGCTATGAGACAGTTTTTGCCATTCATCCCAGTGATACTTACGCTGTGTCCTGCACCAGCTCGTCAGCCATGGAGATCTTGCGGTAGCAGTAGACCATTTCTACCAGCAGCCAGACGGTCAAGAAGACCAGCAGCAAATACATCATGACCTCCGAGTAGAGCGCTGCGGTGTCCCTATTGGCTGCACGGGGCGACAGACAAGAAGTGAGAAATGTGTTATCTTCAGCATTTTACGTCCTTATGTTAGCCAAGGTTGTGATTTTGTTACAAATCATCATAACAATTCGGCCATGTGTATTATCATGCTCTTCAATGGCATACAGTTGATTGGTTCAATATTCAGATAATACCTCAACAAGccggtatatatactgtatatatatatatataaacatatactgtgtgtatatgtatacatatacatatatacacacacatatatatacacacacacacacacacatatatatatatatatatacacacacatatatacatatatatatacacacacacacacacacacacacacacacacaaatacatacatacatacatagaagtGTATTATTgatagactatcttctgattttacactgttttcattttgttcacgggtaaaataattaccgtttttaacaatcgcagataaaaaattattatcagggtctatgtccatatcagtctctgttgtggtgtgctcttgatactcacacatgtccagttctttttgttgatgttgtaggaTCCTCTGTAACATGTCCGtatcaatacttggtgtggtctgtgttcttggtgtgggtagcattgagatgatgtaaaagtcacaaagctacattgataccaagtactgcatcgatgtcaatacttatcaagatattttaatttccttatcaccaagacttttgcttcctccggcgtcccatttagtttgatgaagatcttacagttcgttacccaggtttgttgaattTTGCTTTGCCTTTCAAGTTGTCGTGCGATtcttgcgatgtcagcatttttcttggtcAAATGTTCATTTATGAAAACATCTGTACCTTTGAGTTTGCGTCCTTGCCTTAATAGTGTGATTTTCTTTCTTCTGTTTGTGAATCTCGTGATGGCAGctggtggtctctggttcctaatgggcagtgggtgacaagcctcgatgtgcCCCAGGTCCATCTCCATTCCCCTGCTCTGGAGATAGGAtgccacctgctgctccaccgactgtaTCTCTTGCACGCTGGGCTCCCCGTTGTCCGCGGCCACCGCATGCGCGTAAGAGCGCGGCttgattttgatgccggtgatgaccacatcattcatgcgggagTATTGTTCCAGCTCATCCACTCGCtgctccaggtccacaatgcgccggtctttttccacgttctggaggcgtagTTGTTTGACCTCGCGCTGTAGGCCCAAAAGCTGCTCCTGTTGAGTTCTGACTGCAGTCACATCGCTGCACAGGGAGTGGAGTGTGACCTTCATCTCTTCGAACTCCTCCGATGTCGGGTCTTTCCTCGGTGCAGGCATCACGATGGTCTAACtgccgacgcatccagcaacagaagaaaaaaaatccaccTCCGTATCTCAGGCTGCTAATGCTTTGGTGTGCTAGCCTgcagcaccgatcgacacaagctgcaaagtgtcacggcacagtgacacagctaggccaaaaaagcacaaaaaagtacaaaaaatgtGCTGGCTTTGCACAAGGCGATTGCCAAACTCGACAGCCCCACGTAGAAAACTGCCAGCTAGACGCGCGCTAACTCCAAAAAGGAAGTGACGTGTGAAACAggaatagttaaaggcctactgaaatgaaattttcttatttaaacggggatagcagatcctttccatgtgtcatacttgatcatttcgcgatattgccatatttgagctgaaaggatttagtagagaacatcgacgataaagttcgcaacttttggtcgctgataaaaaaagccttgcctgtaccggaagtagcgtgacgtcacagattgtagagctcctcacatctgcacattgttttcaatcatggacgccagcagcgtgagcgattcggaccgagaaagcgacgattaccccattaatttgagcgaggatgaaagattcgtggatgaggaaagtgagagtgaaggattagagggcagtggaagcgattcagatagggaagatgctgtgagaggcgggtgggacttgatattcagctgggaattactaaaacagtaaataaacacaagacatatttatactctattagccacaacacaaccaggcttatatttaatataccacaaattaatccgcataacaaacacctcccccctcccgtccatataacccaccaagacaactcaaacacccgcacaacacactcaatcccacagcccaaagtaccgttcacctccgtaaagttcatacagcacatatatttccccgaaGTTACGTacacatagcagcacgcacgtacgggcaagcgatcaaatgtttggaagccaaagctgcgtactcacggtagcgcgtctgagatccaactcaaagtcctcctggttgtgttgctgcagccagccgctaatacaccgatcccccctacagctttcttctttgctgtcttcattgttcattaaatataattgcaaaagattcaccaacacagatgtccagaatactgtggaattttgcgatgaaaacagacgacttaatagctggccacaatggtgtcccaatatgtatGCACAATCCGTgaagtcacgcgcaaacgtcatcataccgagacgttttcagcagaatattttggggaaatttaaaattgcactttactaatctaacccggccgtattggcatgtgttgcaatgttaagatttcatcattgatatataaactatcagactgcgtggtcggtagtagtgggtttcagtaggcctttaaattgagtCAAGTCAGGGTGGCTTTCAGGGAAATGTGTAGATTTCATTCTTATATTGTATGTTGTTTTGTCTCATTACGGCGTTTTGGACTCTAAACTGAGTGCAATATTTCAGAAAGCCTGCTGACCAGACAGCGAGCCTGGCTTTCATTGATGTCAATCTGCAGCCGTTGCAAATATAGCCTATTATTGTAATATAATCCCCTCGCATGGGGAAGTGCGTGCCAACGTTTGCCATGAGCTAATCCATTCCACTACAATGCACATCATTACTGGAACACAATATGCCTCTATCGTGTACAGTGCATTAGTGCGCGGGCTTTGAGAAATTTGATAGCGCAGAAGTGGGATGTGAAGGAGAAGCTTGAAGGAGAAGCTTTTTGtggggaaaacaaaaaaaatgacggAGTTATTTTTACAACTTGTTTACTGAAACATGTGATCCAATACAAGAGCTGTATCAAAGATAGCCACGCTTGTATGACATGACGTGAGGcgtacctaatgttatgacccCTAATGTTATGTGGAATGAAGCATTCAGCAAGTCAAGGAAGCATGAAGGAGAACACTTTACCCCTTTTATAAAAGAAAGCAGAGACAGAGGGCAGACAACACGACACACAATTAATCCTTCAGCCACAAAAGGACGAATCCGGGGGACTTGTCCAACCGTCACACTAAtgcatgtcacatgttaaatagcAAGAATTGTAACGTTGGCGTGTCGGATTCAACACTTGATCACAAGCGCTTTATGCAAATTGTGCACAATTTGATTTATCGGGCAAGGAATGTCAAATACAGCGGTAGCTCACTTTATGACAAACAATTTctcaaaaaaaagtagtttttcctgTATTCAGGTCCTttatcgcagtggtccccaaactttttgtagctgcggcccggtcaacacttgaaaatttgtcccacggaccgggagggtgggggggttgtggggggaatttattttattttattttttgtcataaaaaaatacaatcgtgtgtgtttacggactgtatccctgcagactgtattgatctatattgatatataatataggaaccacaaatattaataacagaaagaaacaacccttttgtgcgaatgagtgtgaatgagtgggggaggtaggttttttgggttggtgcactaattgtaagtgtatcttgtgttttttatgttgatttaataaaaaataaaaaataaataaaaaatgttatttatttttttatttcttgtgcggcccggtaccaatcgacccACAGACCGGTaacgggccacggcccggtggttggggaccactgctttattgTACAGTCAAACATTGCTCCGTTTTCCCACGTAAAATTCCGCAGACAAAATTGGCCAAACACATAATCCCACACATTACGAACTCGGTCTGTGTACTTTTGTTTACTTAGTAtagctgcaaaataagccaccaaaGAAAGTTATGAATGCCAGGACTTTAAAAAAGAAGGTAAgacttaaatttaaaaaaatgtgtgtaccgAAGTGCAGAAGTGAGTTTGGCCCTCTCCTTCCCTCCTTCCTCTAAACCAGAgtatgtcaaacatgcggcccgcgggcctgatctggcccgcaaacaggttcaatccggcctgcGAGATGAGtttaagtgtaaaattgagctgcatttttaaattaaagcaACTGCAGTTCTAAAAGTGTCctttggatgtcgcaatagcaattccgtTAGGCAAGCAACTCGTTTATATCGGGGTGAGCAAGTACACTAATTAAGAGGTACTCGGTAAAGCGGGGGTGTGACTCCTCCCCCCTCGACCcaatgtaaaacaaacaggagtaaaatatacaattggtaaccccacttaaaatgctggaTGACACACTGTACAATTGATATAGATCTGTGAAATTGATTAtcacatttattcagaaagtacaaaTAACGACAAATTAAGATAGAAtagtattaaccgcaacatgtaagtgtaaaaaaaaaaacaacattatgatatgtacattttcagaatgtccttgttctatttttaaacaaagaaaacaatctgaagttgtcgccatttttaagttatcgtgccttgattttaccagtccggcccacttgggagtagatttttctccatgtggcccccgatctaaaatgagtttgacacctctggtttagatgaacaaacaaggaaaatgtcagcaacttgtggacgacagagtCTGCTTTACAAGCAGAAGGAAGCTTTTGGTGTTTTTTCTTTCTATAATCAAAAATAATTATTACTAATGTTAATTATAATCAAAAGAAACAAtgcagtaatttgacaatgagctatGAGCATGTGTTTGCCGTAGAatgtctgaccttttgacctatattttttgtctattaagaatgtctgctcattttcaattctcttctattttgtgccattgaatggaccagttgtgggacaaaggtgaatatggagttatgtcaacctgtctacagaatgtttagattttccaaatatgactaagagatacgaggttgttttggaacagacaaaccaaaaaaaaacaatcatgacgcacaagataaaaacagtgacgcacgagataaaaaacagtgacgcacaagagacataaaaaatggcagaagaccgggactcgagagagattttggcttgtgtgtgtcttgtttgctccggagtacatgtggtctgtctgcacggccaactcaattcaacctgcacttctgataatggataaatacatttgttgtactaaactacttttgttgcctgcttaagcttcggacaatccactacatgttTCTCCTAACATCTAAGACAGTGCGGTATAAAACAATAGagtatttgtttttacatttttgttaaaatccTTAGCATTTTGAGTTTGAGGTTACAAGGAACACCTACAACTAGTTGTTGAAGAGGCTGTTGATGAAAAAAGCcctaaaacattgcaacttttgcagAAACATTCTGAAAAAGCTGCAAACAATCACACAAAAAGCCTGCAAAATCCCGGAGGGACTAATTTAATGGCATACTATCAAGTCTATTAGCCTTTATTAACTTGTGCTTCACCCTGGATATTTTCACCTGGAGAGCTTTGATATTACCTCATCCTACTCACTTACACGTGTTAGAGTCCCTGTTTGCCAGCTATATTATGTAAGTGATGGGCGGAACCACAAACCACTTCAATATGACTAAGCAAGAAATAAGGTGTCCTCAAAGGGACAATAACTTCAGATGGACAAATATTAGGGAAGTAGAGAACCCTACTGAATACCCTGGGATTAATTTATGGTCGTggtcaaaaatgtacatacacttgtgaagaacataatatcatggctgtcttgagtttccaataatttctacaaatttgtatttaatctgacatcacatggacaaagataagaccttctggaggaaagttctgtggtcagatgaaacatattgagctgtttggccacaatacccagcaatatttttgaaggagaaaaggtgaggcctttaatcccaggaacaccattcctaccgtcaagcatggtggtggtagtattatgctctgggcctgttttgctgccaatggaaacgggacaaggaaaaaggaggattacctccaaattcttcaggacaacctaaaatcatcagcccgaaggttgggtcttgggcgcagttgggtgttccaacaggacaatgacccccaaacacacgtcaaaagtggtaaatgaatggtTAAATCTCTCTAgaataaggttttagaatggccttcccaaagtcctgacttaaatgtgtggacaatgctgaagaaacaagttcatgtcagaaaaccaacaaatttagctgaactgcaccaattttgtcaagaggagtggtcaacaattcaaccagaagcttgtggatggctaccaaaagtgccttattgcagtgaaacttgccaagggacatgtaagcaaatattaacattgctgtatgtatacttttgacccagcagatttgctcacattttcagtagacccataataaattcataaaagaaccaaacttcatgaatgttctttgtgaccaacaagtatgtgctccaatcactccatcacaaaaaaataagagttgtagaaatgattggaaactccaaacagccatgacattatgttctttacaagtgtatgtaaacttttgaccacgactgtatgtcatAAACCAGTCCAACTCTGGCCTGCACTGCTTCAAGTTTAATACTGGAGTGAAAGAACTCTTCACTTCATCATTTACGCTCCACTGTCAGATTTGTGTGACGTTATCTCCCGGCGTCACCCTTGTGACGGTGACAACCCTTGAGAGGCAGATAGCGCCATCCTAAAATCTGAACGACACTCTGAAAATAACCCTCACTAATCCGCGCCGGTTCCAACACAAGGAGAAAGCGTTCAGCCGCACCTTTCTCGATCACCTGCAGCGTGATGTTCTTCATGACGAAAGCGGACGGACTGTAGGAGTCGAACTCGAACTTGCGCAGCACGTGGCACTCGTAGACGCCGCTGTCGTTCATGGTGACGTTACGGATGCTGATGGAGATGTCTTGCAAGTCCTGGCTCCCGTTCCACGTCAGGCGGCCTTTAAACGGTCCGTCCACCTCTTCCGTGGCATTGACCTTAtacttatatatctagaaaacaaGTGGACACGTGttgtataaaaaaatttttttttaaactatcatttcAGCAACCTTTAACCTACAAGAGTTTTGGAATTGTTTTCGCCCAGGTG from Entelurus aequoreus isolate RoL-2023_Sb linkage group LG10, RoL_Eaeq_v1.1, whole genome shotgun sequence includes the following:
- the scn3b gene encoding sodium channel subunit beta-3 isoform X2; amino-acid sequence: MPRYLDGIQPTTLLLLVCVVNLSRPVCVDIPSETKAVLGMMMKLTCISCMRREEVKAKTHVDWYYKHLGENNSKTLIYKYKVNATEEVDGPFKGRLTWNGSQDLQDISISIRNVTMNDSGVYECHVLRKFEFDSYSPSAFVMKNITLQVIEKANRDTAALYSEVMMYLLLVFLTVWLLVEMVYCYRKISMADELVQDTAY
- the scn3b gene encoding sodium channel subunit beta-3 isoform X1, giving the protein MPRYLDGIQPTTLLLLVCVVNLSRPVCVDIPSETKAVLGMMMKLTCISCMRREEVKAKTHVDWYYKHLGENNSKTLIYKYKVNATEEVDGPFKGRLTWNGSQDLQDISISIRNVTMNDSGVYECHVLRKFEFDSYSPSAFVMKNITLQVIEKANRDTAALYSEVMMYLLLVFLTVWLLVEMVYCYRKISMADELVQDTATNYLAVPSEQKDNPVSE